Proteins encoded together in one Mannheimia haemolytica window:
- the rimN gene encoding t(6)A37 threonylcarbamoyladenosine biosynthesis protein RimN: MNNFLDIVNQLKQNEVIAYPTEAVFGLGCNPQSETAVRKLLALKQRPEEKGLILLASELSYLLPYIDESKMTEQAWQRLSHIGEQAITWIVPVKNTVPSYLTGKFDSIAVRLCNVPAVVQLCEAIGVALTSTSANLSGEPPCRSAKEVINQFGQDFPVLHADTLGRENPSEIRDIFSQQIFRQG; encoded by the coding sequence ATGAATAATTTTTTAGATATTGTTAATCAACTGAAACAGAACGAAGTAATTGCTTACCCAACCGAAGCAGTATTTGGCTTAGGTTGCAATCCGCAAAGTGAAACAGCCGTTCGTAAATTGCTTGCGTTAAAACAGCGCCCAGAGGAAAAAGGGTTAATTTTATTAGCCTCTGAGCTAAGCTATCTTCTGCCTTATATTGATGAAAGCAAAATGACAGAGCAGGCTTGGCAACGCCTAAGCCATATTGGCGAGCAGGCAATTACTTGGATCGTACCGGTTAAAAATACTGTGCCAAGTTACCTCACCGGCAAATTTGATTCTATTGCCGTACGTTTATGTAATGTGCCGGCGGTGGTTCAGTTGTGTGAGGCAATCGGCGTTGCGTTGACCTCTACCAGTGCGAATTTGAGCGGAGAACCCCCTTGTCGCAGTGCAAAAGAAGTTATCAATCAGTTTGGTCAAGATTTTCCTGTATTGCACGCAGATACGCTCGGTAGAGAAAACCCTTCCGAAATTCGAGATATTTTCAGCCAACAGATTTTTAGACAAGGATAA
- the aroE gene encoding Shikimate dehydrogenase produces the protein MNRYAVWGNPIAQSKSPRIHQLFALQTQRNIEYIAKLGDETAFEQQLADFFALGAKGCNITAPFKERAFKLADAFSETALLAQACNTLKRLEDGRLYADNTDGAGLVSDLERLGWLQKGHKTLILGAGGATKGVLLPLLKAGLEITLYNRTQEKAVVLAEKFGKIQTACLSDLANQRFNLIINATSLGLQGKYVELPKSVVASANIYDMQYAPNMQTPFLNYARRCGATACQDGLGMLVGQAAFAFSLWEGQFPDVEPVLAQLKLEMQTVK, from the coding sequence ATGAACCGATATGCCGTATGGGGCAACCCGATTGCTCAAAGTAAATCCCCCCGTATTCATCAACTCTTTGCTTTACAAACCCAACGCAACATTGAATATATCGCTAAATTAGGTGATGAAACGGCTTTTGAGCAACAATTAGCTGATTTTTTCGCTCTAGGTGCAAAAGGTTGCAACATCACTGCTCCTTTTAAAGAAAGAGCCTTTAAATTGGCAGATGCATTTAGCGAAACCGCTTTGTTGGCACAGGCGTGTAATACGCTTAAACGCTTAGAAGATGGACGGTTATATGCCGATAATACTGACGGGGCCGGTTTAGTTTCTGATTTGGAACGGCTAGGTTGGTTACAAAAAGGGCATAAAACCTTAATTCTTGGAGCAGGTGGAGCAACCAAAGGCGTATTACTTCCGTTACTTAAAGCGGGGTTAGAGATTACTCTATATAACCGCACGCAGGAGAAAGCGGTCGTTTTAGCCGAAAAATTTGGCAAAATTCAGACCGCTTGTTTAAGCGATTTGGCAAACCAACGGTTTAATTTAATTATCAATGCCACCTCTCTCGGACTGCAAGGCAAATATGTTGAACTGCCTAAATCCGTCGTAGCTTCGGCGAATATTTACGATATGCAATATGCCCCCAATATGCAAACTCCTTTTCTCAATTATGCAAGACGTTGTGGAGCAACAGCGTGCCAAGACGGATTAGGAATGTTGGTTGGACAGGCAGCGTTTGCGTTTTCTTTGTGGGAAGGGCAATTCCCCGATGTTGAGCCTGTACTGGCTCAATTAAAATTAGAAATGCAAACGGTGAAATAG
- the uvrD gene encoding DNA helicase II has protein sequence MDFSLLLDGLNDKQREAVAAPIGNYLVLAGAGSGKTRVLTHRIAWLIGVENVPESNILAVTFTNKAAAEMRHRIEYTLSQSGDNRLFGMWVGTFHSIANRLLRSHYLDADLPQDFQIMDTEDQQRLLKRLLKLHNIDEKHFPPKHVAWYINAQKDKGKRAKDIDHHNDPNEKKLVEIYQIYQDACDRAGLLDFAELLIRAYELFKTKPTILQRYQQRFQQILIDEFQDTNNIQYDLIRLLAGDVGKVMIVGDDDQSIYGWRGAQVENIQRFLNDYDNAQTIRLEQNYRSTGNILSCANELIANNDNRLGKNLWTDSGDGEPVDIYCAFNELDEARFVASQIKQWKEDEGDLAECAVLYRSNSQSRVIEEALIQANIPYRIYGGMRFFERQEIKDALAYLRLIANRQDDAAFERVINTPTRGIGDRTLDTLRQITRTRQITLWQAIQVAVQEEQLSGRAASSLLRFVELINALDQETEQMSLAKQTDFVIKKSGLYEMYKQEKGEKGEVRIENLEELVTATKQFVKPDEAEELTDLTAFLTHASLEAGEAQASQHEDYVELMTLHSAKGLEFPRVFMVGVEEGIFPSGMSFDEGRLQEERRLAYVGITRAKKKLTISYAESRRLYGKEERHVPSRFIAELPEEHIREVRLRGSINRAASFNQANSFAKNPTKTTASLLNDDTWKMGQKVNHAKFGQGTIINVEGSGEATRLQVAFVGNGIKWLIAKMANLERI, from the coding sequence ATGGATTTCTCATTATTATTAGACGGTTTAAATGACAAGCAGAGAGAGGCGGTTGCCGCTCCGATTGGCAATTATTTGGTGCTGGCGGGTGCCGGCTCGGGCAAAACTCGGGTTTTAACCCATCGCATTGCGTGGCTGATTGGGGTGGAAAATGTGCCGGAATCTAATATTCTGGCCGTTACCTTTACTAATAAAGCGGCGGCGGAAATGCGGCATCGTATTGAATATACCCTTTCCCAATCGGGTGATAACCGCTTGTTTGGAATGTGGGTCGGTACTTTCCACAGCATTGCCAATCGCTTACTTCGCTCCCACTATTTAGATGCGGATTTACCGCAAGATTTCCAAATTATGGATACTGAAGATCAGCAACGTTTGCTCAAACGTTTACTGAAACTGCACAATATTGATGAGAAACATTTTCCGCCAAAACACGTTGCGTGGTATATCAATGCTCAAAAAGATAAAGGTAAACGGGCGAAAGATATTGATCACCATAACGATCCCAATGAAAAAAAATTGGTGGAGATTTACCAAATCTATCAAGATGCCTGCGACCGAGCGGGGTTGTTGGATTTTGCCGAGCTGTTGATTCGGGCTTATGAACTATTCAAAACCAAGCCAACCATTTTGCAACGTTATCAACAACGTTTTCAGCAAATTTTGATTGATGAGTTTCAAGACACCAATAACATTCAGTATGACTTAATTCGTTTACTTGCCGGCGATGTCGGCAAAGTGATGATTGTAGGCGATGACGACCAATCCATTTATGGTTGGCGTGGGGCACAGGTCGAGAATATCCAACGTTTCTTAAATGATTATGACAACGCTCAAACCATTCGCTTAGAGCAAAATTACCGCTCCACCGGCAATATTTTAAGCTGTGCCAATGAATTAATTGCCAATAACGATAACCGCTTAGGCAAAAATTTATGGACAGACAGTGGCGATGGCGAGCCTGTGGATATTTACTGTGCCTTCAACGAACTTGATGAAGCCCGCTTTGTTGCCTCGCAAATCAAACAATGGAAAGAAGACGAGGGCGATTTGGCAGAATGTGCGGTGTTGTATCGCAGCAACAGCCAATCCCGCGTGATTGAGGAAGCCTTAATTCAAGCAAATATTCCTTATCGCATTTACGGCGGAATGCGATTCTTTGAACGCCAAGAAATTAAAGATGCTCTGGCTTATTTACGCTTAATTGCCAATCGCCAAGACGATGCAGCATTCGAGCGGGTGATCAATACCCCGACTAGAGGAATCGGTGATCGCACTTTAGACACTCTGCGTCAAATTACCCGAACCCGCCAAATTACGCTGTGGCAAGCAATTCAAGTGGCGGTGCAAGAAGAGCAACTTTCAGGGCGTGCCGCTTCTTCCTTATTGCGTTTTGTAGAGCTGATTAACGCTCTTGATCAAGAAACCGAGCAGATGTCGCTTGCGAAACAAACCGATTTTGTAATTAAAAAATCGGGCTTATATGAAATGTATAAGCAAGAAAAAGGCGAGAAGGGCGAGGTGCGGATTGAAAACTTAGAGGAGTTAGTTACCGCAACCAAGCAATTTGTGAAACCTGATGAAGCGGAAGAGCTAACCGATCTTACCGCATTTTTAACCCACGCCTCACTTGAGGCTGGAGAAGCCCAAGCCTCGCAACACGAAGATTATGTCGAACTGATGACGCTACATTCCGCCAAAGGGTTGGAGTTTCCTCGTGTGTTTATGGTGGGCGTGGAAGAAGGGATTTTCCCAAGCGGAATGAGTTTTGATGAAGGTAGATTGCAAGAAGAACGCCGTTTGGCTTATGTCGGTATTACCCGAGCCAAGAAAAAGCTGACGATTAGCTATGCCGAATCAAGACGGCTTTATGGCAAAGAAGAACGCCACGTTCCGTCTCGCTTTATTGCTGAATTACCGGAAGAACATATTCGAGAAGTGAGATTGAGAGGTTCGATTAATCGAGCAGCAAGTTTTAACCAAGCTAATTCATTTGCAAAAAATCCGACAAAAACGACCGCTTCCCTTTTAAACGATGATACTTGGAAAATGGGACAGAAAGTGAACCACGCTAAATTTGGGCAGGGCACAATCATCAATGTGGAAGGCTCAGGCGAAGCTACCCGTTTACAAGTTGCTTTTGTTGGCAATGGTATTAAATGGCTGATTGCCAAAATGGCAAATTTAGAGCGGATTTAG
- a CDS encoding Epimerase family protein SA0724, giving the protein MHIFITGGTGFIGRELIQQLKSENHHFTLLTRDTEAKSDDLQINYCYSLDELVDLNDFDAVINLAGEPIFDKRWTDEQKRKLIESRVKVTNKLSELIKASANPPHTFLSGSAIGIYGDLPPSVNFYTESTACYQDCFANHLCQQWEAAALNAASDKTRVCLIRTGTVLSSEGGAVKKMLPLYQCGLGGKLGSGKQYWAWISLQDHVQAVIFLLKNANCSGAYNFVAPNPVKNEAFNRAFAKAVNRPAFFAAPEFALKLALGERACLLLDNQQLMPEKLLDAGFQFQNPILTEKLFIKP; this is encoded by the coding sequence ATGCACATTTTTATAACAGGCGGTACGGGTTTTATTGGGCGTGAATTAATCCAGCAATTAAAATCTGAAAATCACCACTTTACACTTCTTACTAGAGATACAGAAGCGAAAAGTGATGATTTACAGATTAATTATTGCTATTCACTTGATGAACTTGTTGATTTAAATGATTTTGATGCAGTAATTAACCTTGCCGGCGAGCCGATTTTTGATAAACGTTGGACAGACGAGCAAAAACGGAAATTGATTGAAAGCCGAGTTAAAGTAACGAATAAACTCAGCGAATTAATTAAGGCAAGTGCTAACCCTCCGCATACTTTTCTCTCCGGTTCGGCAATCGGGATTTATGGCGATTTACCGCCTTCTGTAAATTTTTATACAGAATCGACCGCTTGTTATCAAGATTGCTTTGCCAATCATCTTTGCCAACAATGGGAAGCCGCTGCATTAAACGCAGCAAGCGATAAAACCCGAGTCTGCCTCATTCGCACCGGCACGGTGCTTTCCTCTGAAGGTGGGGCAGTAAAAAAAATGTTGCCACTTTACCAATGCGGTCTGGGGGGAAAGCTCGGTTCCGGCAAGCAATATTGGGCGTGGATTAGCCTTCAAGACCACGTACAAGCGGTGATTTTTTTACTTAAAAATGCAAATTGCTCGGGAGCTTACAATTTTGTTGCCCCAAATCCGGTAAAAAATGAAGCATTTAACCGAGCCTTTGCGAAAGCGGTAAATCGCCCGGCTTTTTTTGCCGCTCCGGAATTTGCCTTGAAACTAGCATTAGGTGAAAGAGCTTGTTTGCTACTGGATAATCAGCAATTAATGCCTGAAAAACTACTCGACGCAGGTTTTCAATTCCAAAACCCGATTTTAACCGAGAAACTTTTTATCAAACCTTAA
- the argR gene encoding Arginine repressor, which yields MDKIDSLSEAFKSLLKEEKFGSQSEIVAALQEMGFDNINQSKVSRMLSKFGAVRTRNPKMEMVYQLPVELSVPTTSSPLKNLVVDIDHNDALIVVKTSPGAAQLIARLLDSMGKAEGILGTIAGDDTIFITPARNMQIEKLVKNVTQLFETSL from the coding sequence GTGGACAAGATAGATAGTTTATCAGAAGCGTTTAAATCGCTTTTAAAGGAAGAAAAATTCGGCTCGCAAAGTGAAATTGTTGCCGCACTACAAGAGATGGGGTTTGATAATATCAACCAATCCAAAGTTTCTCGAATGTTATCAAAATTTGGTGCAGTCAGAACCCGTAATCCTAAAATGGAAATGGTGTATCAGCTACCAGTCGAATTAAGTGTACCGACTACCTCCAGCCCACTTAAAAATTTGGTGGTAGATATTGATCATAATGATGCGTTAATTGTGGTCAAAACCAGCCCCGGTGCGGCTCAACTGATAGCCCGTTTGCTCGATTCAATGGGTAAAGCCGAAGGTATTTTAGGCACTATTGCTGGCGATGATACGATTTTTATAACGCCGGCACGCAATATGCAAATTGAAAAATTGGTGAAGAATGTGACACAGTTATTTGAAACATCATTGTAG
- the mdh gene encoding Malate dehydrogenase, whose protein sequence is MCQSKKVALLGAAGGIGQSLALLLKLNLPAKSELSLYDISPVTPGIAVDLSHIPTDVKVTGFAGEDPTEALKDADVVVISAGVARKPGMTRADLFNVNATIVYNLVEKAAKVCPKACIAIITNPVNTIIPIAAEVLKKAGVYDKNKLFGVTTLDVIRANTFVAEAKDVNVKYVRVPVIGGHSGTTILPLLSQATVNGLKLEFTQEQIEQLTHRIQNAGTEVVEAKAGGGSATLSMAQAGAEFALGLVRALIGEDVIRYAYVDNTNGETSPAFFAYPIHLGTNGVETVLPIGNLSEFEKDQLEQLIPVLNDEIQLGQNFNK, encoded by the coding sequence ATGTGTCAAAGTAAAAAAGTTGCCCTTTTAGGTGCTGCAGGTGGAATCGGTCAATCACTCGCCTTATTATTAAAACTCAATTTACCGGCTAAATCTGAATTATCTCTTTACGATATTTCCCCTGTTACTCCAGGAATTGCAGTGGATTTAAGCCATATTCCAACTGATGTAAAAGTAACCGGTTTTGCAGGTGAAGATCCGACTGAGGCACTAAAAGATGCCGATGTAGTTGTTATTTCTGCTGGTGTTGCCCGTAAGCCGGGGATGACACGAGCTGATTTATTCAATGTCAACGCAACTATCGTATATAACTTAGTCGAAAAAGCGGCGAAAGTTTGCCCGAAAGCCTGCATCGCAATTATCACTAACCCGGTGAATACCATTATTCCGATTGCGGCAGAAGTATTGAAAAAAGCCGGTGTGTATGACAAAAATAAACTTTTCGGTGTTACAACATTAGATGTTATTCGAGCGAATACTTTTGTCGCTGAAGCTAAAGACGTGAATGTGAAATATGTAAGAGTGCCTGTGATTGGCGGACATTCCGGTACCACCATTCTTCCACTACTTTCACAAGCAACGGTAAATGGCTTAAAACTTGAGTTCACTCAGGAACAAATCGAGCAATTAACTCACCGTATCCAAAATGCCGGTACTGAAGTGGTTGAAGCAAAAGCAGGTGGCGGTTCAGCAACCTTATCTATGGCTCAAGCAGGGGCAGAATTTGCACTTGGCTTAGTGAGAGCATTAATTGGGGAAGATGTCATTCGTTATGCTTATGTCGATAACACCAATGGCGAAACCTCTCCGGCATTCTTTGCTTACCCGATTCATTTAGGCACAAATGGGGTGGAGACAGTGCTTCCTATCGGTAATCTGAGTGAATTTGAAAAAGATCAATTAGAGCAATTAATTCCGGTATTAAATGACGAAATTCAATTAGGACAAAATTTTAATAAATAA
- a CDS encoding putative nucleotide-binding protein produces MPSFDIVSEITMHEVRNAVENANRVLSTRYDFRGVEAVIELNEKNESIKLTTESDFQLEQLIEILIGSCVKRGIEHSSLDIPTESEHHGKLYSKEIKLKQGIESDMAKKITKLIKDSKIKVQAQIQGEQVRVTGKSRDDLQAAIQLVKGADLGQPFQFNNFRD; encoded by the coding sequence ATGCCATCATTTGATATTGTATCTGAAATCACGATGCACGAAGTGCGTAATGCGGTAGAAAATGCCAATCGTGTATTAAGCACCCGCTACGATTTCCGTGGGGTGGAAGCCGTTATTGAGTTAAATGAAAAAAATGAAAGCATTAAGCTCACGACCGAATCGGATTTCCAATTAGAGCAGTTAATTGAGATTTTAATCGGCTCTTGCGTAAAACGTGGGATCGAGCATAGTTCATTAGATATCCCTACAGAAAGTGAGCATCACGGTAAACTCTATTCCAAAGAAATTAAGCTCAAGCAAGGGATTGAGTCAGATATGGCGAAGAAAATTACCAAGCTGATTAAGGATTCTAAAATCAAGGTTCAAGCCCAAATTCAGGGTGAACAAGTGCGTGTGACCGGTAAATCCAGAGATGATTTACAAGCCGCAATTCAGCTAGTGAAAGGGGCAGATTTAGGGCAGCCATTCCAATTTAATAATTTCCGTGATTAG
- the serB gene encoding Phosphoserine phosphatase → MTNTIFIYSKNLDEREIALFSQQTAAILLKQAVYLDYKIAFFSTNLTACELRETAQKINADISDLTIIPTLNQAGLLLMDMDSTAIKIECIDEIAKLAGTGEVVSAITASAMRGELDFEQSLRKRVGTLENAPESILQKVREDLPLMDGFEQMVAILKEYGWKLAIASGGFDYFADYLKQKYGLDFAVSNQLEIIDGKLTGKVLGKVVDAQHKADTLKNLATTFNIPQNQWVAVGDGANDLPMLKTASLGVALHAKPKVQEQADFVVNFGDLTALCLLLNAKNLFQN, encoded by the coding sequence ATGACAAACACAATTTTTATCTATTCAAAAAACTTAGATGAGCGCGAAATTGCGCTGTTTTCACAACAAACGGCAGCGATTTTGCTGAAACAAGCGGTCTATTTAGACTACAAAATTGCATTTTTTTCCACAAATTTAACCGCTTGCGAGCTGCGTGAAACGGCACAGAAAATCAATGCGGATATTAGCGATCTCACTATTATTCCAACCTTAAACCAAGCCGGTTTGCTATTAATGGATATGGATTCCACCGCCATTAAAATTGAATGTATTGATGAGATTGCTAAACTTGCCGGCACCGGCGAGGTGGTGTCTGCCATTACCGCTAGTGCAATGCGGGGCGAGCTGGATTTCGAGCAAAGTTTACGCAAGCGGGTCGGCACGCTGGAAAACGCACCGGAAAGCATTTTGCAAAAAGTGCGGGAAGATCTACCGCTTATGGACGGCTTTGAGCAGATGGTTGCTATTCTTAAGGAATACGGCTGGAAATTAGCGATTGCGTCTGGTGGATTTGATTATTTCGCCGATTACTTAAAACAAAAATACGGGCTGGATTTTGCGGTGTCTAACCAACTGGAAATTATTGACGGTAAATTAACCGGCAAGGTGTTAGGCAAAGTGGTAGATGCTCAACATAAAGCTGATACCTTAAAAAATTTGGCAACAACCTTTAATATTCCACAAAATCAATGGGTTGCGGTAGGCGATGGGGCAAACGATCTGCCAATGTTAAAAACCGCCAGTTTAGGCGTTGCCCTACACGCAAAACCAAAAGTACAAGAACAGGCTGATTTTGTGGTAAACTTTGGAGACTTAACCGCATTATGCTTATTGCTGAATGCGAAAAATTTATTTCAAAATTAA
- a CDS encoding Uncharacterized membrane protein affecting hemolysin expression, whose protein sequence is MYISREKITKTLLLAGITLLCCGIVAVILMGVNQFKLGSQLASINQVSNLSHLLVRQQANIFSFLLVKNAKTDELVDALDSFAKEDFIIDANIYSPNGVLLAQSQNAKDLKVLLDSEQSAKTQQIVEPIFSQQALVGFLRVTFDAEYGQTTKARVEQQFHQLYGEIIILLLTGILLASSINYYFRRKIHHVQISPKPLMSQVKTQTQRFHSRRRWIKRK, encoded by the coding sequence ATGTACATTAGTCGTGAAAAAATAACGAAAACGCTTTTGCTGGCAGGGATTACGCTACTCTGCTGTGGGATCGTGGCGGTTATTTTAATGGGCGTAAACCAATTTAAGCTAGGCTCACAATTGGCCAGCATTAATCAAGTATCAAACCTTTCACACCTATTGGTTCGCCAGCAAGCAAATATTTTTTCGTTTTTGTTAGTTAAAAATGCCAAAACCGATGAGCTGGTTGATGCGTTGGATAGTTTTGCCAAAGAAGATTTTATTATTGATGCCAATATCTATTCACCAAATGGCGTGCTACTGGCTCAAAGCCAAAATGCGAAAGATTTAAAAGTATTGCTCGATTCAGAGCAATCTGCCAAAACTCAGCAAATTGTTGAGCCAATATTTTCTCAACAGGCGTTGGTTGGCTTTTTGCGGGTCACGTTTGATGCAGAATATGGGCAAACGACTAAAGCACGAGTAGAGCAACAATTTCATCAACTTTATGGGGAAATAATTATTTTGCTACTCACAGGTATATTGTTGGCAAGTAGCATTAACTACTATTTTCGTCGTAAAATTCATCATGTACAGATAAGTCCAAAACCACTTATGAGTCAAGTAAAAACCCAAACCCAGCGTTTTCACTCACGTCGCCGTTGGATTAAGCGTAAATAG
- the infA gene encoding Translation initiation factor IF-1, translating into MAKEDCIEMQGTILETLPNTMFRVELENGHIVTAHISGKMRKNYIRILTGDKVTVEMTPYDLSKARIIFRAR; encoded by the coding sequence ATGGCTAAAGAAGATTGCATTGAGATGCAAGGTACGATTTTAGAAACCTTACCAAATACAATGTTCCGTGTGGAATTAGAAAACGGTCATATTGTTACCGCACATATTTCAGGCAAAATGCGTAAAAACTACATTCGTATTTTAACCGGTGATAAAGTAACGGTTGAAATGACTCCATACGATTTAAGCAAAGCACGCATTATTTTCCGTGCAAGATAA
- a CDS encoding anaerobic glycerol-3-phosphate dehydrogenase subunit B: MQNIDVVVIGAGAAGLFCAAQLGQAGKKVVVLDSGKKIGRKILMSGGGFCNFTNLEVGANHYLSQNRHFVKSALSRYTQWDFISLVSHYGISYHEKELGQLFCDESSQQIVDLLQAECNKGKVEILLRQAVISVEKVANFFEISTACGKFQTEHLVIATGGLSMPALGASPFGYQLAEQFGIPVVPPRASLVPFTWKESDKYFAELSGIAMPITVSANGKSFSNQMLFTHRGLSGPAILQISNYWELGETVEIDLLPSQSITDILSELRQSSPKLQLKTVLSRYLPKKLVEVWLEQKLLTDKIIADLSKKELTFLEQFIHHWLFLPNGTEGYRTAEVTKGGVDTDYISSKTMEAKNTAGLYFIGEVLDVTGWLGGYNFQWAWSSAFACAEGIIEKSK; encoded by the coding sequence ATGCAAAATATTGATGTTGTGGTGATTGGTGCCGGTGCTGCGGGGCTATTTTGTGCCGCCCAACTGGGGCAAGCCGGTAAAAAAGTGGTGGTGCTAGACAGTGGCAAGAAAATTGGACGTAAGATTTTAATGTCAGGCGGTGGTTTTTGTAACTTCACTAATTTAGAGGTTGGGGCGAATCATTACCTCAGCCAAAACCGCCATTTTGTGAAATCCGCCCTTTCACGTTATACCCAATGGGATTTTATTTCACTTGTCAGCCACTATGGCATTAGCTATCACGAAAAAGAGTTAGGACAGCTTTTTTGTGATGAAAGCTCGCAACAAATTGTCGATTTACTGCAAGCGGAATGCAACAAAGGCAAGGTTGAGATTCTGTTACGACAAGCGGTCATTTCTGTGGAAAAAGTTGCAAATTTTTTTGAAATTTCGACCGCTTGTGGCAAGTTCCAAACCGAACATTTAGTGATTGCAACCGGAGGGCTTTCGATGCCGGCACTCGGAGCAAGCCCTTTTGGCTATCAACTTGCCGAGCAGTTTGGTATTCCTGTTGTGCCACCACGTGCAAGCCTTGTGCCTTTTACTTGGAAAGAGAGCGATAAATATTTTGCCGAGCTTTCCGGCATTGCAATGCCGATTACTGTTTCCGCCAATGGCAAAAGTTTCAGCAATCAGATGTTGTTCACTCATCGAGGCTTATCCGGTCCGGCAATTTTGCAGATTTCCAATTATTGGGAATTAGGTGAAACGGTAGAGATTGATCTGCTACCTTCACAGTCCATTACTGACATATTGAGCGAACTACGCCAATCTTCGCCGAAATTGCAGCTAAAAACCGTATTATCTCGCTATTTACCCAAAAAATTGGTTGAAGTTTGGCTGGAACAGAAATTACTGACAGATAAAATCATTGCCGATTTGAGTAAAAAAGAACTGACCTTTTTAGAGCAATTTATTCATCATTGGCTCTTTTTGCCAAATGGCACGGAAGGCTATCGCACGGCGGAAGTCACCAAAGGTGGGGTTGATACCGACTATATTTCATCTAAAACGATGGAAGCGAAAAACACCGCAGGGCTTTATTTTATCGGAGAAGTGTTAGATGTGACCGGCTGGCTTGGCGGTTATAATTTCCAATGGGCGTGGTCATCGGCTTTTGCCTGTGCGGAAGGGATTATTGAAAAAAGCAAATAA
- the ychN gene encoding Uncharacterized conserved protein involved in intracellular sulfur reduction, giving the protein MSDSVQKLLFIINSAPYGNEAFFSALRLALQIQEQHKAHTEIKLFLMSDAVTAGLAKQNPAEGYHIQQMLEILTAQGASVKLCKTCTNARGITDLPLADGVEIGTLIELADWTIQADKVLNF; this is encoded by the coding sequence ATGTCTGATTCAGTTCAAAAACTTCTCTTTATCATTAATTCCGCTCCTTATGGCAATGAAGCATTTTTTAGTGCCTTACGTTTAGCTTTGCAAATCCAAGAGCAGCATAAAGCTCACACTGAAATTAAACTTTTCTTAATGTCGGATGCAGTCACCGCAGGGCTGGCAAAGCAAAATCCGGCGGAGGGGTATCACATTCAGCAAATGCTGGAAATTTTAACCGCACAAGGTGCAAGCGTAAAATTGTGCAAAACCTGCACCAATGCTCGAGGGATTACGGATTTGCCTTTAGCTGATGGAGTAGAGATTGGTACATTAATTGAACTGGCAGATTGGACAATTCAAGCAGATAAGGTACTGAATTTTTAA